The following proteins are encoded in a genomic region of Syntrophotaleaceae bacterium:
- the rfbA gene encoding glucose-1-phosphate thymidylyltransferase RfbA, with product MAGIRKGIVLAGGAGSRLYPLTLIASKQLQPVYDKPMIYYPLATLMLAGIDEILIISTPQDTPRFAALLGNGDRFGIRLQYAVQPEPKGIAQAFLVGAEFINGDPVCLILGDNIFYGKMGLDAIVRDFKSGGQVFGYPVQNPGRYGVVEFDKTGKVLSIEEKPSAPKSHYAVPGLYLYDSKVVEIAGNLKASARGELEITDVNLEYLRRGELRVEKLGRGIAWLDTGTHESLLEASHFIGTLEVRQGLKIACLEEIAFHRGFVDKAGFEKVIAETPESGYRNYLEMVLRDSLQ from the coding sequence ATGGCAGGGATTCGCAAAGGGATCGTGCTCGCCGGAGGTGCCGGGAGTCGGCTGTACCCATTGACGTTGATCGCCAGCAAGCAGCTTCAGCCCGTTTACGACAAACCGATGATCTACTACCCCCTGGCGACGCTCATGCTGGCGGGAATCGACGAAATACTGATCATTTCCACACCTCAGGATACACCTCGTTTTGCAGCGCTGCTCGGTAACGGCGACCGGTTCGGCATCCGTTTGCAGTATGCGGTCCAGCCGGAGCCCAAGGGGATAGCCCAGGCTTTTTTGGTGGGTGCGGAATTCATCAATGGCGATCCGGTCTGTCTGATCCTCGGGGATAACATCTTCTATGGAAAAATGGGACTCGACGCTATCGTCCGTGATTTCAAAAGCGGAGGCCAGGTTTTTGGATATCCGGTGCAGAATCCCGGCAGATATGGCGTGGTCGAGTTCGATAAGACCGGCAAGGTACTGTCCATCGAGGAAAAACCGTCAGCCCCGAAATCACACTATGCTGTTCCGGGTTTGTACCTCTATGATTCGAAGGTTGTAGAGATCGCCGGGAATCTCAAGGCGTCGGCCAGGGGGGAGTTGGAAATCACCGATGTCAATCTGGAGTACCTGCGGCGCGGCGAACTGCGGGTGGAGAAGCTCGGCCGCGGCATTGCCTGGCTCGATACCGGGACTCACGAAAGCCTGTTGGAGGCAAGCCACTTCATAGGTACCCTGGAGGTCCGCCAGGGTCTCAAAATTGCTTGTCTCGAGGAGATTGCCTTTCACAGGGGTTTTGTGGATAAAGCCGGTTTTGAAAAAGTCATCGCCGAGACCCCTGAATCCGGATATAGGAATTATCTGGAAATGGTATTGAGGGACAGTTTGCAATGA